A region from the Rosa rugosa chromosome 6, drRosRugo1.1, whole genome shotgun sequence genome encodes:
- the LOC133715901 gene encoding uncharacterized protein LOC133715901, whose translation MGDSSASYIHLVQHLIEKCLIFHMSKEECMEALSKHANITPVITSTVWNELEKVNKEFFEAYAVSQNKKDRMSEEETSQLIQKMISDSSKDSDD comes from the exons ATGGGAGACTCTTCTGCTTCATACATACACCTG GTGCAGCACCTGATAGAGAAGTGTTTGATCTTCCACATGAGCAAAGAAGAGTGCATGGAAGCTCTGTCTAAGCATGCAAACATCACACCTGTCATCACCTCCACCG TGTGGAATGAACTGGAGAAAGTGAACAAGGAGTTCTTCGAGGCGTATGCAGTGTCTCAGAACAAAAAAGATCGAATGTCTGAGGAAGAGACAAGTCAATTGATCCAAAAGATGATATCAGATTCCTCCAAAGATTCAGACGACTAG